A region from the Hydrogenimonas sp. genome encodes:
- a CDS encoding DNA recombination protein RmuC, producing the protein MQIPLIWLYFSAGAAVGAAAAALTAFFIFRSAGKRYMDRIGKLQEAAQEKIEELEKSLSESKLDLSGTEEQLNMSRVENAALKERLERLADLEARNADLEEMLEIARSRNLELEKELSETNTRLDAERRHARKSIEELKESRESMQKEFKVLAAQIMEENSRRFGIVSKEGVEQVLKPLQQQVSEFKKRIEQVHIEETREMAALLNEIKTLKDLNRKISEDAVNLTRALKGDSKQQGIWGEMVLERVLEASGLREGEEYEREVSLQDTESRRFRPDVVIHLPGKRDIIVDAKTSLTAYERYVNEQDEERKKEFAKLHLEAVRNHIERLAQKSYGALEGVNSLDFIFMFMPIEGALMLALQSDSTLYDRAFSKKIVLVSPTTLLVALRAVENTWRHERQNRNAMEIANKAGALYDKFVGFANDLEKVGKQIETLQKSYDGAWKKLTEGRGNIVRRVEELQRLGARGSKSMPKRISDDAGLSEEKLLRNGDSSQD; encoded by the coding sequence ATGCAGATTCCGCTTATATGGTTATATTTTTCGGCGGGTGCGGCAGTCGGTGCTGCCGCTGCCGCTCTGACCGCCTTTTTTATCTTCCGCTCCGCCGGAAAACGATATATGGATCGAATCGGGAAGCTGCAGGAGGCTGCCCAGGAGAAGATAGAAGAGCTCGAAAAGAGTCTCTCCGAATCGAAGCTCGATCTCTCGGGCACCGAAGAGCAGCTGAATATGAGCAGGGTCGAAAATGCGGCACTCAAAGAGAGGCTGGAGCGGCTGGCGGATCTCGAAGCCAGAAACGCGGATCTCGAAGAGATGCTGGAGATCGCCAGGTCTCGCAATCTGGAGCTCGAGAAAGAGCTGAGCGAAACCAATACGCGCCTGGATGCCGAAAGGCGGCATGCCCGGAAGAGTATAGAGGAGCTGAAAGAGTCGAGGGAGTCGATGCAAAAAGAGTTCAAAGTGCTCGCGGCCCAGATTATGGAGGAGAACAGCAGACGTTTCGGTATCGTTTCCAAAGAGGGTGTGGAGCAGGTTCTAAAGCCGCTGCAGCAGCAGGTGAGCGAGTTTAAAAAACGTATCGAACAGGTTCATATCGAAGAGACCAGGGAGATGGCGGCACTGCTGAACGAGATAAAGACACTGAAGGATCTGAACAGAAAAATCAGCGAGGATGCCGTCAATCTCACCCGTGCTCTCAAAGGCGACAGCAAGCAGCAGGGCATCTGGGGAGAGATGGTGCTTGAGAGGGTGCTTGAAGCCTCCGGCCTCAGGGAGGGGGAGGAGTATGAGCGTGAAGTGAGCCTTCAGGATACGGAGAGTCGCAGATTCAGACCGGATGTAGTTATCCATCTTCCGGGAAAGAGGGATATCATCGTAGATGCCAAAACTTCGCTCACAGCATACGAACGATATGTAAATGAGCAGGACGAGGAGAGAAAAAAGGAGTTCGCCAAGCTTCATCTCGAGGCGGTCAGGAACCATATAGAGAGGCTTGCGCAGAAGAGCTACGGTGCGTTGGAGGGGGTCAATTCACTCGACTTCATATTTATGTTCATGCCCATAGAGGGAGCTTTGATGCTGGCTCTGCAGAGCGACAGTACACTTTACGACAGGGCTTTTTCAAAAAAGATAGTACTGGTGAGTCCAACCACTCTGCTTGTGGCGCTCAGGGCCGTGGAGAATACGTGGCGGCATGAGCGCCAGAACCGGAATGCCATGGAGATCGCCAACAAAGCGGGGGCTCTTTATGACAAGTTCGTTGGGTTTGCGAACGATCTGGAGAAGGTCGGAAAGCAGATAGAGACCCTGCAGAAGAGTTACGACGGCGCCTGGAAAAAGTTGACCGAAGGGAGGGGAAATATAGTTAGAAGGGTAGAGGAGCTGCAGAGACTGGGCGCCAGAGGCAGCAAGAGTATGCCGAAGAGGATCTCTGACGATGCGGGTCTTTCGGAGGAGAAGCTTTTACGGAACGGAGACTCTTCACAGGATTGA